One genomic window of Sporosarcina ureae includes the following:
- a CDS encoding MalY/PatB family protein, producing the protein MNKEEFLERYAIDRKGTNSLKWDKLEERFGDANLLAAWVADMEFKAPEQVIEAMKEKVDFGVFGYTYAPESYYKAFINWERERHGYEVKEEWMRFSTGVVTALYWFVNAFTKPKEAVIILSPVYYPFANAVKDTGRTLISSELINTEGVYTIDFEDFEKQIVDNDVKLFIHCTPHNPVGRVWTAEEAEKLLSICDKHDVLVVSDEIHHDMTFGDHTHIPSAIVAGGRFSKRVVTVTAASKTFNLAGLLTSQIIIENEALLEQFDTFVKTVNQTEVNMLGMTAAEAAYNHGADWLEGLREVVKSNERYAVEQFAEHAPKLIVTPLEGTYLLWIDLRAHIQPDGVKEFVQDTCRLAIDYGEWFGENSKGFIRLNLGTKPHYIKQAVDSIIEHLPQS; encoded by the coding sequence ATGAATAAAGAAGAATTTTTAGAACGTTATGCAATTGATCGAAAGGGTACGAACTCGCTGAAATGGGATAAACTTGAGGAACGATTTGGTGATGCGAATTTACTTGCGGCTTGGGTAGCCGATATGGAGTTTAAGGCACCAGAGCAAGTAATAGAGGCAATGAAAGAAAAAGTGGACTTCGGAGTATTTGGTTATACATATGCGCCTGAATCTTATTATAAAGCGTTTATTAATTGGGAACGTGAACGCCATGGCTATGAAGTGAAAGAGGAATGGATGCGTTTTTCAACAGGGGTTGTGACTGCGTTATACTGGTTCGTTAATGCATTTACGAAACCAAAAGAAGCAGTGATCATTCTGTCCCCAGTTTATTATCCATTTGCCAACGCAGTGAAAGATACAGGTCGTACGCTCATAAGCAGTGAACTCATTAATACAGAGGGCGTCTACACGATCGATTTTGAAGACTTTGAAAAGCAAATAGTTGATAATGACGTGAAATTATTTATTCATTGTACACCGCATAATCCTGTAGGCCGTGTCTGGACAGCAGAGGAAGCGGAAAAACTCTTATCAATCTGTGACAAGCATGACGTCTTGGTGGTATCGGATGAAATCCATCACGATATGACGTTTGGCGATCATACACATATTCCATCTGCGATTGTGGCTGGAGGAAGGTTCTCTAAACGTGTTGTTACAGTAACCGCTGCTTCGAAAACATTCAACTTGGCAGGCTTATTGACATCACAAATCATCATTGAAAATGAAGCGTTGCTAGAGCAATTCGATACGTTTGTGAAAACAGTTAATCAAACCGAAGTCAATATGCTAGGTATGACGGCCGCAGAAGCTGCTTATAATCATGGTGCAGACTGGCTTGAAGGACTACGAGAAGTCGTTAAATCAAATGAACGCTATGCGGTCGAACAATTCGCAGAGCATGCCCCTAAGTTAATCGTTACACCGTTGGAAGGAACTTACTTATTATGGATTGATTTGCGTGCACATATCCAGCCAGACGGTGTAAAAGAATTCGTTCAAGATACGTGTAGGCTAGCAATTGACTACGGAGAGTGGTTTGGGGAAAACTCGAAAGGCTTCATTCGTTTAAATCTTGGGACAAAACCTCACTATATTAAGCAAGCAGTAGATAGTATCATCGAGCATTTGCCACAATCTTAA
- a CDS encoding S-layer homology domain-containing protein, which produces MRKWNTAIVLLALLFICSIQSVSAQTTDVKYIDVPNDHWAKNEIMQLDEMKIITGNFDMQFHPETPLTKGQAAVSLSKIFGSKFIDKSYGFSDIVWGSDKGRFALTAVENGWIQPSKQGVFGFDEPLTKTELWDALITAFDMEEDLGKVLSTSWPSSSDRATLKNIPVYTFPQVEEFLHYGDSIVSRAYFSKTLHRILVETNRIKQPKQFTLSNPEESIHYSKSVPETNLGSVPFSTHPLYLRSEEAFEYKDFTQTNYGISRDSAYTYAVGKEGAEIKLTVRELPNKDVFVFSELTNPTDRSITVEVLQKEQDIAQFDLYRYDRYPLMRENIDLADADMTTYPTGLLRFIKTDGTVEERMIGQAYQSKQLSLRYDNAEQSVSRELIGEQENFSYTLAGKTLLSSYKLHANTGEIVDHWYVDSDEQLFNSKDDLFKWMRETSQNHKKRNKWYTAEGSYNKLADSTEPMPVTGQNYGRNLLMLKEDRALTLYHENKGRYYENLVYNSFVNLKNFKQDKDYWETEVTSTYLKNLYDIHAPFIDTRFNEQIALFYYNIGDEFGIPSANEPLRDYADLLVSQQRKGNINRVASDAYYIADYFPIKQKVTTHTSMNHALGGMNILLMSYQEFGDSRYLQTARNIQRAIVYQKDKWIRDNGDIWYKVSPESNFEGDDYKHLTLEDLIDSYQLWQQIDSSYLPTLKQLIISKATFLSNEKLGYTTKIKKGLKEIGLYEYLPDGDEVTDAL; this is translated from the coding sequence GTGAGAAAATGGAATACCGCAATAGTTTTACTAGCACTACTTTTCATTTGTTCCATTCAGTCTGTCAGCGCACAAACGACAGATGTAAAATATATAGACGTCCCCAATGATCACTGGGCAAAAAATGAAATCATGCAGCTGGATGAAATGAAAATCATCACGGGCAATTTCGATATGCAGTTCCATCCCGAAACTCCACTAACAAAGGGGCAAGCTGCTGTTTCTTTATCTAAAATCTTCGGATCGAAATTCATTGATAAGTCTTACGGTTTTTCAGATATTGTATGGGGATCAGATAAAGGACGTTTTGCCTTGACCGCTGTCGAGAATGGATGGATCCAACCAAGCAAACAGGGAGTTTTCGGCTTTGATGAACCATTGACGAAGACAGAGCTATGGGACGCATTGATTACGGCTTTTGACATGGAAGAGGACCTCGGTAAAGTGTTATCGACTAGCTGGCCTTCCAGTTCGGATAGAGCTACATTAAAAAACATTCCTGTCTATACGTTTCCTCAAGTGGAGGAGTTTCTTCATTACGGCGACTCGATCGTATCAAGGGCATACTTTTCAAAAACATTGCACAGGATATTAGTGGAAACCAATCGTATTAAACAACCGAAACAATTTACACTCTCCAATCCGGAAGAGTCCATTCACTATAGTAAAAGTGTGCCTGAGACTAATTTAGGAAGTGTACCGTTTAGTACTCATCCCCTTTATTTGCGCTCTGAGGAAGCATTTGAATATAAAGACTTTACACAAACCAATTATGGAATTTCACGCGATAGTGCTTATACATATGCTGTCGGAAAAGAAGGCGCTGAAATCAAATTGACTGTTCGAGAATTGCCTAACAAAGATGTATTTGTATTTTCAGAACTAACTAACCCTACTGACAGGTCTATAACGGTAGAAGTACTTCAAAAAGAACAAGATATCGCACAGTTTGATCTATACCGCTATGATCGTTATCCACTCATGCGTGAGAATATAGATTTGGCGGATGCGGATATGACCACTTATCCGACAGGCTTACTGCGCTTCATCAAGACGGACGGCACTGTAGAAGAACGGATGATTGGACAGGCCTACCAATCCAAACAATTATCCCTTCGTTACGATAATGCTGAACAAAGTGTCTCTCGTGAACTTATTGGAGAACAAGAGAATTTCTCCTATACGTTAGCCGGAAAAACGCTATTATCTTCCTATAAACTACATGCTAATACAGGAGAAATAGTGGACCACTGGTATGTAGATTCCGATGAGCAATTGTTTAATTCAAAAGACGACCTATTCAAGTGGATGAGAGAAACAAGTCAGAATCACAAGAAGCGCAATAAGTGGTACACAGCTGAAGGCTCGTATAATAAATTGGCTGACTCGACAGAACCAATGCCCGTTACAGGTCAAAACTACGGTCGTAATTTATTGATGCTAAAAGAAGATCGCGCATTGACGCTTTATCATGAAAATAAAGGACGTTACTATGAGAATCTGGTCTATAATTCCTTCGTCAATTTGAAAAACTTCAAACAGGATAAAGACTACTGGGAAACAGAAGTAACAAGTACGTATCTAAAAAACTTATATGATATTCACGCACCATTTATTGATACGCGTTTCAATGAACAAATCGCTTTATTCTATTATAATATCGGTGATGAGTTCGGAATTCCTTCTGCGAATGAACCACTGCGAGATTATGCGGACCTTCTCGTTTCCCAGCAACGAAAAGGCAATATTAATCGAGTAGCCAGTGATGCATACTATATTGCAGACTACTTCCCAATAAAACAGAAAGTCACTACCCATACATCCATGAATCATGCACTTGGTGGTATGAATATTTTGCTCATGTCTTACCAAGAGTTTGGAGATTCGCGATATCTTCAAACCGCACGCAATATCCAGAGAGCCATTGTCTATCAAAAAGATAAATGGATTCGCGATAATGGAGATATATGGTATAAGGTTTCACCGGAATCTAATTTTGAAGGTGATGATTATAAACATTTGACGCTAGAAGACCTAATCGACTCCTATCAACTTTGGCAACAAATCGATTCAAGCTACTTGCCTACGTTAAAGCAACTCATTATTTCTAAGGCCACTTTCTTATCGAATGAAAAACTTGGCTATACGACGAAGATTAAAAAAGGACTTAAAGAAATTGGGCTATACGAGTATTTGCCTGATGGCGACGAAGTGACGGACGCGTTATAA
- the putP gene encoding sodium/proline symporter PutP, translating into MTEQMYQLVSIVVYMIAMLLIGWYAFKRTSNLTDYMLGGRSLGPAVTALSAGASDMSGWLLMGLPGAIYLSGLGEAWIAIGLTLGAYLNWLYVAPRLRAYTQVSNNSITIPSFLDNRLKDTSRLLRVASGIIILVFFTFYVSSGMVAGGKFFQSSFGLEYHTGLIIVSVVVLAYTLFGGFLAVSYTDFVQGLIMFLALILVPAFGIFITGGFSETAASIREVDPALFNLVSGVSVVTIISSLAWGLGYFGQPHIIVRFMAIKSVKETKSARRIGIGWMILSLFGAIATALIGIAYFQQNNVDLADPETVFIVLGQIIFHPLIAGIMLAAVLAAIMSTISSQLIVTSSALIEDLYKAVFKTNATDSHYVFLGRLAVLVVTIIAMILAWPNKESVLKLVSFAWAGFGGAFGPIILLSLYWRKLTAKGALFGMIIGAVTVGIWGSIDVLHDALYEIVPGFALCLIVAVLVSKATYKRDTVIEREYDDTLELLKEEM; encoded by the coding sequence ATGACGGAGCAAATGTACCAACTTGTTTCTATTGTCGTCTATATGATAGCCATGCTGCTAATCGGTTGGTATGCATTCAAACGCACATCGAATCTAACGGATTATATGTTAGGTGGACGGTCGCTCGGACCAGCAGTTACCGCATTAAGTGCCGGAGCTTCCGATATGTCGGGTTGGCTATTGATGGGATTGCCGGGTGCTATTTACTTGAGTGGACTGGGTGAAGCGTGGATTGCGATAGGTTTGACATTAGGTGCCTATCTAAACTGGTTATATGTTGCACCACGTTTACGTGCATATACGCAAGTTTCAAATAACTCCATCACGATTCCGAGTTTCTTGGATAACAGGTTAAAAGATACATCCCGCTTATTGAGAGTGGCTTCAGGCATTATTATTTTAGTGTTCTTCACATTCTACGTATCTTCAGGTATGGTAGCGGGCGGGAAATTCTTCCAGAGCTCATTTGGGCTAGAGTATCATACGGGTCTGATTATTGTATCGGTGGTAGTTCTGGCATATACATTGTTCGGTGGATTCTTAGCAGTTAGTTATACCGATTTTGTACAAGGTTTGATTATGTTTCTGGCACTGATTTTAGTTCCGGCGTTCGGAATTTTTATTACAGGTGGCTTCTCTGAAACGGCAGCGAGTATACGTGAAGTAGATCCCGCACTGTTTAACCTGGTGTCAGGTGTCAGTGTTGTCACAATAATCTCTTCGCTCGCATGGGGTCTAGGTTATTTTGGGCAGCCGCATATCATCGTCCGTTTCATGGCGATCAAGTCGGTGAAAGAGACGAAGAGTGCAAGACGGATTGGTATTGGTTGGATGATACTGAGTTTGTTTGGTGCGATTGCTACTGCATTAATTGGTATCGCGTATTTTCAACAAAACAACGTGGACTTGGCGGATCCAGAAACGGTCTTTATCGTTCTCGGACAGATTATTTTCCATCCGCTGATTGCAGGTATTATGCTAGCAGCGGTATTGGCAGCTATTATGAGTACGATATCGTCGCAATTGATTGTGACATCGTCTGCTTTGATTGAAGACTTATATAAAGCGGTTTTCAAAACAAACGCTACAGATAGTCACTATGTATTTTTAGGGCGTTTGGCTGTTCTGGTCGTGACGATCATCGCAATGATACTCGCTTGGCCGAATAAAGAATCCGTATTGAAATTGGTTTCATTCGCTTGGGCAGGTTTCGGCGGAGCATTTGGTCCTATTATTCTCTTATCATTATACTGGAGAAAGCTAACGGCTAAAGGGGCATTGTTCGGTATGATTATTGGTGCTGTAACGGTAGGTATTTGGGGAAGTATCGATGTCTTGCACGATGCATTGTATGAGATTGTTCCTGGATTTGCGCTTTGCCTTATTGTTGCGGTATTAGTAAGTAAGGCAACGTATAAACGCGATACTGTTATTGAAAGAGAATACGATGACACATTGGAATTACTCAAAGAAGAAATGTGA
- a CDS encoding YbjQ family protein: protein MLHTTTNMLQGRTIEMYHGIVSGETIMGANIVRDIFASVTDIVGGRSAAYESKLTEARQTAIDEMSHKASAMGANAVIGVDLDFEMVREGMMMCIATGTAVTYRDGE, encoded by the coding sequence ATGTTACACACGACAACTAACATGTTGCAAGGCCGCACAATTGAAATGTATCACGGAATTGTATCAGGGGAAACAATCATGGGGGCAAATATCGTTCGGGATATTTTTGCATCTGTCACCGATATTGTAGGTGGACGCAGTGCTGCTTATGAAAGCAAATTAACCGAAGCACGACAAACAGCAATTGATGAAATGTCTCATAAAGCAAGTGCTATGGGGGCGAACGCTGTCATTGGAGTCGACTTAGATTTCGAAATGGTACGTGAAGGCATGATGATGTGTATCGCAACCGGTACAGCTGTTACGTATCGGGATGGAGAGTAA
- a CDS encoding YwbE family protein, producing MNGQNRSDVKPGLRVAVILKKDQRSGVKTEGVVKDLLTNSSFHPHGIKVRLEDGQVGRVAEILT from the coding sequence ATGAATGGACAAAATCGGTCAGATGTAAAACCTGGGTTACGGGTAGCGGTTATTTTAAAGAAAGATCAGCGAAGTGGCGTGAAAACAGAAGGTGTTGTCAAAGATTTATTGACTAATTCTAGCTTCCATCCACATGGGATTAAAGTGCGACTTGAAGACGGACAAGTTGGACGTGTGGCAGAAATATTAACGTAA
- a CDS encoding YtoQ family protein has product MRLTVYLAGEIHTSWREEVKQQAKDLQLPVDFVGPMEDHDRSDNIGEEILGQQPDKIFKDAAASSLNNLRTEILMKKSDIVIALFGEQYKQWNTAMDASAAVAFGKPLILIRQENHHHPLKELSRKAHVTVESVDQAVLALKYIFE; this is encoded by the coding sequence ATGCGATTAACAGTATACCTGGCTGGAGAAATTCATACATCTTGGCGAGAAGAAGTCAAACAACAAGCAAAAGATCTACAATTACCTGTAGACTTTGTCGGACCCATGGAAGACCATGATCGCTCGGACAACATTGGAGAAGAGATTCTAGGACAACAACCGGATAAAATTTTTAAAGATGCTGCAGCTTCAAGCCTTAACAACTTACGAACGGAAATCTTAATGAAAAAATCAGATATTGTCATTGCGTTATTTGGTGAACAGTACAAACAATGGAATACTGCAATGGATGCCAGCGCAGCAGTCGCTTTCGGCAAGCCACTCATTCTGATTCGTCAGGAAAACCATCACCACCCACTAAAAGAACTATCCCGTAAAGCACATGTTACGGTGGAATCGGTAGATCAAGCAGTTTTAGCATTAAAATATATTTTCGAGTAA
- a CDS encoding ATP-binding protein has product MAHKKGIRQQYIKVFIASIVIAIIGMASMYFYASSSWDELENKQQASIEKSVLIENISDSIQDLFFRVRGYYAFQIEEELNFAYQSIEDIHSYSSEFKSFQLTAEEQRIIDEIDNFLMEYENVTLPKAIQYVKKDDYAGLQDLAKSGTNLAVNRFIQYANEYEDSLKNKMEIAYNNTMQKTKTFFLIITLFGIIFLFIPIYMFWSVVNRVVKPVEDITRAADQYETEGTVLFQPIQTENEIGALSQSIHKMMEHIQMNEQELLSQNEELITQQDELFNRQTKMEFALSEARFSRVRLERYNGLSHILSFSLDKQEVCDQTSCYLNQIYQSDLSFLWFPKSEIHTLKGISEEFFNKIKQERIEYIKIRLETEPYFIIKREAEYEKGIADNITYVYDFVTGIYNVANELSVVSILSRIGKPFTEDDQQDLYGLLKRIAIAVDRIEQYELIIHERQLNQNILDNINEGIRFVSNTSENDKYNKALFNLLGMEPETEHRAWPREEWTEYFLKQIDDPVQYKAFFDDAIRSESTEFITNKYILSLPSEKSRVMNVYSVPIIIQEEKVGTIFVHRDITHEHEVNKMKTELVSTVSHELRTPLSSILGFSELLLNKDMDDQRKKRYLETIHSEANRLTTLINDFLDLQRMESGRQSYKIEDISITKVAEMAVDYLLIQSPDHTIKMQDLTYSSMVRADYDRILQVFMNLIGNAIKFSPDGGNVNITLLNQQDTVVVSIADEGIGIPSDTIKHLFEKFYRFDNSYSRKIGGTGLGLSICKEIIQDHHGRIWVSSEENVGTTIFFSLPLKQQLPNEKIDYDKPLVVIVEDDVNISLLLGEELASNGFSIIHHSKVGEAFVCIEVMQPAAVVVDLKLEEGEMVGI; this is encoded by the coding sequence ATGGCGCATAAAAAAGGTATTCGTCAACAATACATAAAAGTATTTATCGCTTCCATAGTGATTGCGATTATCGGGATGGCTAGCATGTATTTCTATGCTAGTAGCTCATGGGATGAACTAGAAAATAAACAGCAAGCCTCAATAGAAAAGTCGGTATTAATTGAAAACATATCCGATTCAATCCAAGATCTATTCTTTCGGGTTCGTGGTTACTATGCTTTTCAAATTGAGGAAGAACTAAATTTTGCCTATCAATCAATTGAAGACATTCATTCTTATTCTAGTGAGTTTAAATCTTTTCAATTAACAGCAGAAGAACAGCGAATCATTGACGAAATCGATAATTTCTTGATGGAATATGAAAATGTTACTCTTCCAAAAGCTATTCAATATGTCAAAAAGGACGATTATGCTGGTTTACAAGACTTAGCAAAGAGTGGTACGAACTTAGCCGTTAATAGATTCATTCAATATGCTAACGAATACGAAGATTCTTTAAAAAATAAGATGGAAATTGCATATAATAATACGATGCAAAAAACAAAAACATTCTTTTTGATCATCACATTATTCGGCATCATCTTCTTATTTATTCCAATCTATATGTTTTGGAGCGTCGTCAACCGAGTAGTCAAGCCAGTAGAAGATATCACGCGCGCAGCAGACCAGTATGAAACAGAAGGTACTGTCCTATTCCAACCTATTCAGACAGAAAATGAAATCGGCGCACTCTCGCAATCCATTCATAAAATGATGGAACATATACAAATGAATGAGCAGGAGCTTCTTTCACAAAATGAAGAGTTGATTACACAGCAAGATGAGTTATTCAATCGCCAAACGAAGATGGAATTCGCCTTATCAGAAGCTCGATTTTCCCGTGTCCGTTTAGAACGATACAACGGTTTGAGTCATATCTTATCGTTCTCGTTGGATAAGCAAGAAGTATGCGACCAAACTTCTTGCTATTTAAATCAAATCTACCAATCCGACTTAAGTTTTCTTTGGTTTCCTAAAAGTGAAATTCATACGTTAAAGGGGATTTCAGAAGAGTTTTTCAATAAAATTAAACAAGAACGAATAGAATATATAAAAATCCGACTTGAAACAGAGCCCTATTTCATTATCAAAAGAGAAGCGGAATATGAAAAAGGAATAGCTGACAATATTACATATGTCTATGACTTTGTTACAGGTATCTACAATGTTGCTAATGAATTAAGTGTCGTGTCTATCCTTTCGCGTATCGGTAAGCCATTTACAGAAGACGACCAACAAGATTTATACGGTTTGCTTAAACGAATTGCAATTGCAGTGGATCGGATTGAACAATATGAACTCATTATTCATGAACGTCAGTTGAATCAGAATATCTTGGATAACATCAATGAAGGCATTCGTTTCGTTTCAAATACAAGTGAGAATGATAAGTATAATAAAGCCTTATTCAATTTACTTGGAATGGAACCTGAAACAGAACATAGGGCTTGGCCACGAGAAGAATGGACGGAGTATTTCCTGAAACAAATTGATGACCCTGTTCAATATAAAGCATTTTTTGATGACGCCATCAGGTCTGAATCCACGGAATTTATAACTAATAAATACATACTTTCATTACCTTCTGAAAAGTCCCGGGTCATGAATGTATACAGTGTGCCGATTATTATTCAAGAAGAAAAAGTCGGTACGATCTTCGTACATCGGGATATAACTCACGAACACGAAGTCAATAAAATGAAAACGGAATTGGTGTCGACTGTCAGTCATGAATTGCGAACACCTTTATCGAGCATTCTCGGATTCTCTGAGCTTTTACTAAATAAAGATATGGATGATCAACGTAAAAAAAGGTATCTTGAAACTATCCACAGCGAAGCTAACCGATTAACTACGCTCATCAATGACTTCTTAGATTTGCAACGGATGGAATCAGGGCGTCAATCCTATAAGATAGAAGATATATCCATCACTAAAGTAGCTGAAATGGCGGTAGACTATTTACTGATTCAATCACCAGATCATACTATAAAGATGCAGGATCTCACATATTCATCAATGGTCAGAGCGGACTATGATCGTATTTTACAAGTATTCATGAATTTAATTGGCAATGCCATTAAGTTTTCACCCGACGGCGGAAATGTGAATATTACTCTGTTAAATCAACAGGACACAGTTGTCGTTTCTATAGCGGATGAAGGGATTGGCATTCCATCCGATACGATTAAACATCTATTTGAGAAATTCTATAGATTTGATAATAGTTACAGTAGAAAAATTGGCGGTACAGGTCTCGGTCTATCTATTTGTAAGGAGATTATTCAAGATCATCATGGACGAATTTGGGTAAGTTCTGAGGAAAATGTAGGGACGACAATTTTCTTCTCTCTTCCTTTGAAACAGCAGCTGCCAAATGAAAAAATTGACTACGACAAACCTTTGGTGGTTATAGTAGAAGATGATGTGAATATTTCATTGTTACTGGGAGAAGAACTAGCAAGCAATGGATTTTCAATAATTCATCATTCCAAAGTGGGCGAAGCATTTGTATGTATAGAAGTAATGCAACCAGCCGCAGTCGTTGTCGATCTAAAATTAGAAGAAGGTGAAATGGTTGGGATTTAA
- a CDS encoding response regulator transcription factor: protein MLLTDTLEFEGFQVEEAVDGVEALSKIQSHPYDAILLDYMMPRMTGLELLEHLQPLKLSTPIIMLTAKAQQADQDAALAKGASYFVPKPFSPNELAELVKSLF, encoded by the coding sequence ATGTTGCTCACGGACACGTTGGAATTTGAAGGGTTTCAAGTAGAAGAAGCAGTGGATGGGGTAGAAGCATTAAGTAAAATCCAAAGCCATCCATATGACGCCATTCTTTTGGATTATATGATGCCACGTATGACAGGTTTAGAATTATTAGAGCATCTACAACCGCTAAAGCTATCAACGCCTATTATTATGCTCACAGCAAAAGCACAGCAAGCAGATCAAGACGCTGCTTTAGCCAAAGGGGCCTCTTACTTCGTACCTAAACCATTTAGCCCGAATGAACTGGCTGAATTAGTTAAATCACTATTTTAA
- a CDS encoding diguanylate cyclase, with translation MSQKKYQNMLAQRTENIFEEWKARGSLTERELYYFLHKLKGTSGTIGLQQLSLFCASQLEILTSSNDQKIPVSSLENLKNRIRSHFDDTIAVKKEEFQLPDRYVNRLDQETFILIIDQDLEFVSYLKELLEKLGAQVIISLNGKRGIEQFYSMRPSIVIIDAKLPDMTGFEVLDQIAEPARQKNTTLAISSEEVTKDILIETYRRGAMDLLSKPFDMDIFFPYLFNRQLRQHAVSSSMITDSLTGVGNRRYFDETINTLAKKADQSEVIFSLVIIDLDHFKQVNDLYGHPAGDEVLRKFGEIIKEEKREGDYVCRYGGEEFALLFDNSNAEDTVHAVERIRAKFNDTIFTSDEETFQVTFSAGSATYEGNTANMISAADQALYEAKRSGRNQTVIYDQRKRVVKRKLIVIIVDDDSFIRQILEQTLLELKSSYIDITVKTYADGPSFLEEDWYSPDAYFIVLLDGVMPKMDGLEVLSQLKSDHSKTNVTVSMMTARKSANDIKAALWLGADDYIIKPFKPSEVLGRIDKLANRLFDKRE, from the coding sequence GTGAGTCAAAAAAAATATCAGAATATGCTTGCACAACGTACAGAGAATATCTTTGAAGAGTGGAAAGCGCGTGGTAGTTTAACGGAAAGGGAGTTGTATTATTTTCTTCATAAATTGAAGGGAACATCCGGGACAATCGGATTGCAACAGTTGTCTCTCTTTTGTGCGTCACAATTAGAGATTCTGACGTCTTCTAACGATCAGAAAATACCCGTATCTTCATTAGAAAATTTAAAGAATCGTATTCGTTCGCATTTTGATGATACTATTGCTGTGAAAAAAGAAGAATTTCAATTGCCTGATCGCTACGTTAACCGTCTTGATCAAGAAACGTTTATTTTAATCATTGATCAAGACTTGGAGTTCGTATCCTATTTAAAAGAGTTGCTCGAGAAGCTTGGAGCTCAAGTAATTATTTCATTGAATGGAAAGCGTGGAATTGAACAATTTTACTCTATGAGACCAAGTATTGTAATCATAGATGCAAAGTTGCCTGATATGACAGGCTTTGAAGTATTGGATCAAATTGCAGAACCTGCGCGGCAAAAAAATACGACTTTGGCTATCTCGAGTGAAGAAGTAACGAAAGACATTCTAATTGAAACGTATCGTAGAGGGGCTATGGATTTGCTATCTAAACCTTTTGATATGGATATCTTTTTCCCTTATTTGTTCAATCGTCAATTGCGTCAGCATGCGGTCAGTAGCAGTATGATTACAGATAGTTTGACAGGTGTTGGAAATCGACGCTACTTCGACGAGACCATCAATACATTGGCCAAAAAAGCCGATCAATCTGAAGTGATTTTCTCTCTTGTCATTATCGATTTGGATCACTTTAAACAAGTAAATGACCTGTATGGACACCCAGCAGGCGATGAAGTTCTACGAAAATTTGGCGAAATCATCAAAGAAGAAAAACGTGAAGGCGATTATGTATGCCGATATGGCGGAGAAGAGTTTGCTTTATTATTTGATAATAGTAATGCTGAAGATACCGTGCATGCCGTTGAGAGAATTCGAGCCAAATTCAATGATACGATATTCACATCTGATGAAGAGACATTCCAAGTAACTTTCTCGGCGGGCAGTGCGACGTACGAAGGAAATACTGCCAACATGATATCCGCTGCAGATCAAGCTCTTTATGAAGCCAAGCGTTCAGGGCGAAACCAAACAGTGATTTACGATCAGAGAAAACGGGTAGTAAAACGAAAGTTAATCGTTATTATCGTTGATGATGATTCATTCATCAGACAAATCCTTGAGCAAACTTTGCTGGAGTTAAAGTCTTCGTACATTGATATTACAGTAAAGACATATGCTGACGGCCCTTCATTTCTAGAAGAAGACTGGTATAGTCCCGATGCCTATTTCATCGTATTACTTGATGGTGTGATGCCAAAAATGGACGGTCTAGAAGTATTGAGTCAGTTAAAGAGTGACCATTCCAAAACAAACGTCACAGTCTCCATGATGACGGCTAGAAAAAGTGCGAATGATATTAAGGCAGCACTTTGGCTTGGAGCAGATGACTATATAATAAAACCATTTAAACCGTCGGAAGTCCTTGGAAGAATTGATAAATTAGCAAATCGTTTATTTGATAAAAGAGAATAG